From Homalodisca vitripennis isolate AUS2020 chromosome 1, UT_GWSS_2.1, whole genome shotgun sequence, the proteins below share one genomic window:
- the LOC124352919 gene encoding protein yippee-like 5, with protein sequence MGRIFLEHIGGSRLFHCASCDIVLTNRSELISTRFTGATGRAFLFNKVVNLNYSEVQDRVMLTGRHMVRDVSCKNCDAKLGWIYEFATEENQRYKEGRVILERALVTESDGIDEHMGDG encoded by the exons ATGGGGCGAATTTTTTTGGAGCACATTGGAGGGTCCCGTTTGTTTCACTGCGCGTCATGTGACATTGTTCTAACAAACAGAAGTGAATTGATAAGCACAAGGTTCACTGGTGCTACTGGGAGAGCTTTTCTCTTCAATAAGGTGGTCAATCTTAACTACAG TGAGGTACAAGATAGAGTGATGCTGACGGGACGTCACATGGTGCGGGATGTCTCCTGTAAGAACTGTGATGCCAAGCTTGGCTGGATCTATGAGTTCGCCACAGAAGAGAACCAACGCTACAAGGAGGGCCGAGTGATCCTTGAGAGAGCCCTGGTCACGGAGAGTGACGGCATAGATGAACACATGGGTGATGGttga